In a genomic window of Dyadobacter fermentans DSM 18053:
- a CDS encoding DNA-3-methyladenine glycosylase I: MSYCTYVNNNPSEQADYLLHKHYHDHQYGFPIDDDDELFGRLLLEINQAGLSWTLMLRKQYSFRSAYDNFSIEKVAAYGESDRERLLADPGIVRNRLKVNAAIVNAQKILELKQEYGSFKGWIDAHHPLTKEQWIKLFKKTFKFTGGEIVNEFLMSTGYLPGAHDADCPVFALTNVTQAHK, from the coding sequence ATGTCATATTGCACTTACGTCAACAACAACCCGTCGGAGCAGGCTGATTACCTGCTCCACAAACATTACCACGACCACCAATACGGCTTCCCGATCGACGACGACGACGAGCTTTTCGGGAGACTGTTGCTGGAAATCAACCAGGCCGGACTAAGCTGGACATTAATGCTCCGGAAGCAGTACAGTTTCCGGTCGGCCTACGACAATTTCTCCATTGAAAAAGTAGCCGCATACGGCGAATCCGACCGCGAACGCCTGCTGGCCGACCCGGGCATTGTGCGTAACCGGCTGAAAGTGAATGCAGCCATCGTGAATGCGCAGAAAATTCTGGAATTGAAACAGGAATACGGCTCATTCAAAGGCTGGATCGACGCGCATCACCCTTTGACCAAGGAACAATGGATCAAGCTTTTTAAGAAGACCTTTAAGTTTACCGGCGGAGAAATCGTGAATGAGTTTTTGATGAGTACAGGCTATTTGCCTGGCGCTCACGATGCGGATTGCCCGGTTTTTGCTCTTACTAATGTCACGCAAGCTCACAAATGA
- a CDS encoding GyrI-like domain-containing protein — protein sequence MQTKTIQPIHVLCFETRTSLKEILQYVRVEARRLYRDAVRNDLEITGPVYWIYQGADGQADTVFTLTIALPVTPPTHTINSPYQLKQLEAFECVSEDLYGNWDGLSNTYGSLFGEIMSRKLVPSGQNREIYLNMDFENPERNITEVQIGIVK from the coding sequence ATGCAAACGAAAACCATTCAGCCGATCCACGTTTTGTGCTTTGAAACGCGGACTTCGTTAAAGGAAATCCTTCAATATGTACGTGTAGAAGCCCGCAGATTGTATCGGGATGCCGTTCGAAACGACCTCGAAATCACGGGCCCGGTGTATTGGATTTACCAGGGTGCGGACGGCCAGGCGGATACGGTTTTTACATTAACCATTGCATTACCCGTTACGCCACCCACACACACGATCAATTCGCCCTACCAGTTGAAGCAGCTCGAAGCATTCGAATGCGTCAGCGAGGACCTTTATGGAAATTGGGATGGACTCTCGAATACTTATGGCTCGCTGTTTGGCGAGATCATGTCCCGAAAGCTCGTGCCATCAGGCCAGAACCGGGAAATTTACCTGAATATGGATTTCGAAAACCCGGAGCGCAACATTACCGAGGTTCAGATCGGTATTGTGAAATAG